The Xanthobacter flavus genome includes a window with the following:
- a CDS encoding ABC transporter substrate-binding protein → MKRIVTGALALALLATAAPALADIKIGAVVSETGPASSLGDPEAKTIRMMVEELNAKGGIKGEKAKLVLYDDGGDPSKAKTFATRLVEDDGVVAMVGGTTTGTSLAILAVAEESKVPFISLAGAIEIIDPVKPFTFKTPHTDRMACQKIFDDMKARGLTKIGLISGTDGFGASMRAQCIAVAKTSGIEIVADETYGPKDADMTPQLTNIRNKPGIQAVLNTGFGQGPATITRNYAQLGITLPLYQSHGVASNAFIELSGAKNAEGVRLPGTALLVGELLDPKDPQKPVVLAYKASFEKAASAPVSTFGGYAHDAMRILTEALNKAPSAKPAAIRDAIEGTNGLVGTTGTYNYSKTDHLGLDLSAFRMLEISNGGWKLVK, encoded by the coding sequence ATGAAGAGGATTGTCACGGGCGCCCTCGCGCTGGCCCTGCTCGCCACCGCCGCCCCCGCTCTCGCCGACATCAAGATCGGCGCCGTGGTTTCCGAGACGGGGCCGGCCTCCTCCCTCGGCGATCCCGAGGCCAAGACCATCCGCATGATGGTGGAGGAGCTGAACGCCAAGGGCGGCATCAAGGGCGAGAAGGCCAAGCTCGTCCTCTATGACGACGGCGGCGACCCTTCCAAGGCCAAGACCTTCGCCACCCGCCTCGTGGAAGACGACGGCGTCGTCGCCATGGTCGGCGGCACCACCACCGGCACCTCGCTTGCCATCCTCGCGGTCGCGGAAGAGAGCAAGGTGCCGTTCATCTCGCTGGCCGGCGCCATCGAGATCATCGATCCGGTGAAGCCCTTCACCTTCAAGACCCCGCACACCGACCGCATGGCGTGCCAGAAGATCTTCGACGACATGAAGGCCCGCGGCCTGACGAAGATCGGACTCATCTCCGGCACCGACGGCTTCGGCGCCTCCATGCGCGCCCAGTGCATCGCGGTGGCCAAGACCTCCGGCATCGAGATCGTCGCCGACGAGACCTATGGGCCGAAGGATGCGGACATGACCCCGCAGCTCACCAACATCCGCAACAAGCCGGGCATCCAGGCGGTGCTCAACACCGGCTTCGGGCAGGGGCCTGCGACCATCACCCGCAACTATGCGCAGCTCGGCATCACCTTGCCGCTCTACCAGTCCCACGGCGTCGCCTCCAACGCCTTCATCGAATTGTCCGGCGCCAAGAATGCCGAGGGCGTGCGCCTGCCCGGCACCGCCCTTCTCGTGGGCGAACTGCTCGATCCCAAGGACCCGCAGAAGCCTGTGGTGCTGGCCTACAAGGCGAGCTTCGAGAAGGCGGCGAGCGCGCCGGTCTCCACCTTCGGCGGCTATGCCCATGACGCCATGCGCATCCTCACCGAGGCGCTCAACAAGGCGCCGTCCGCGAAGCCCGCCGCCATCCGCGATGCCATCGAGGGCACCAATGGCCTCGTCGGCACCACCGGCACCTACAATTATTCGAAGACCGACCATCTCGGCCTCGATCTGTCCGCCTTCCGCATGCTGGAAATCAGCAATGGCGGCTGGAAGCTGGTGAAGTAG
- a CDS encoding aromatic ring-hydroxylating oxygenase subunit alpha, whose product MPHAAVSEAAQARDYRALIEPARINSRLYYDPAIFQEELEKIWYKTWVYVGHTSEIPNKNDYVTKSIGPMPVLMVRDKEGEVRLLLNKCPHRGNQLCAYQKGNRTSFTCPYHSWTFSNTGDLMGYALPEGYEGQSKAGLNLGKVPRIAIYRGFVFGSLAAEGISLEEHLGGAKAALDQLLDNSPTGELELTAGFLQHRTKANWKFMLENETDGYHPGFVHGSVFQVTNSGIGSLYAADSTALTRDYGNGHTEFDLRPEWRKNDKPLQWFGTTPERLPDYVTRMNAAYGEERAREIMIDGSPHVMIFPNLFIAEIQIFVLQPVAVDETIQHVTAVQFKGAPDINRRLRQQTMGSVGPAGLLLADDTEMYERNHRGAQILDPEWLVLSRGLHRERLDENGFRIAHSTDETPQRGIWRHYLNLMTEAR is encoded by the coding sequence ATGCCGCACGCCGCCGTGTCCGAGGCCGCACAGGCCCGCGACTATCGCGCGCTCATCGAGCCCGCGCGCATCAACAGCCGTCTTTACTATGATCCGGCCATCTTCCAGGAAGAGCTGGAGAAGATCTGGTACAAGACCTGGGTCTATGTGGGCCACACCAGCGAAATTCCCAACAAGAACGATTACGTCACCAAGTCCATCGGACCCATGCCGGTGCTGATGGTGCGGGACAAGGAGGGCGAGGTCCGCCTCCTCCTCAACAAGTGCCCCCATCGCGGCAACCAGCTCTGCGCCTACCAGAAGGGCAACCGCACCAGTTTCACCTGCCCCTATCACTCCTGGACCTTCTCCAACACCGGCGACCTCATGGGCTATGCCCTGCCGGAGGGCTATGAGGGCCAGAGCAAGGCGGGGCTGAACCTCGGCAAGGTGCCGCGCATCGCCATCTATCGCGGCTTCGTGTTCGGCTCCCTGGCGGCCGAGGGCATCTCGCTGGAGGAACACCTCGGCGGCGCGAAGGCGGCCCTCGACCAGCTGCTCGACAACTCGCCCACCGGCGAGCTGGAGCTGACCGCCGGCTTCCTGCAGCACCGCACCAAGGCCAACTGGAAGTTCATGCTGGAGAACGAGACGGACGGCTATCACCCCGGCTTCGTCCATGGCTCCGTCTTCCAGGTGACGAACTCCGGCATCGGCAGCCTCTACGCGGCGGACTCCACGGCGCTGACCCGCGACTATGGAAACGGCCACACCGAGTTCGACCTGCGCCCCGAATGGCGCAAGAACGACAAGCCGCTCCAGTGGTTCGGCACCACGCCGGAGCGCCTGCCCGACTATGTGACGCGCATGAACGCCGCCTATGGCGAGGAGCGCGCGCGAGAGATCATGATCGACGGCTCGCCCCACGTCATGATCTTCCCGAACCTCTTCATCGCCGAGATCCAGATCTTCGTGCTCCAGCCGGTGGCGGTGGACGAGACCATCCAGCATGTCACCGCCGTGCAGTTCAAGGGCGCGCCGGACATCAACCGCCGCCTGCGCCAGCAGACCATGGGCTCGGTGGGCCCCGCCGGCCTCCTCCTCGCCGACGATACGGAGATGTACGAGCGCAACCATCGCGGCGCGCAGATCCTCGATCCGGAATGGCTGGTGCTCTCGCGCGGCCTGCACCGCGAGCGCCTCGACGAGAACGGCTTCCGCATCGCCCATTCCACCGACGAGACGCCCCAGCGCGGCATCTGGCGCCACTATCTGAACCTGATGACGGAGGCCCGCTGA
- a CDS encoding branched-chain amino acid ABC transporter permease — MRLSSKQSTLLVLAVLIIASPFFFPSNYYYRVGSLVFVNSIAVVGIVILTGYAGQISLGHAGFLGIGGYACALLPAHFGLPPALAVVAGAAISGAIAYGVGRPILKLKGYYLAVATLGFGVLVSMVLANEGWLTGGPDGIKVPDPGLRALLEQAGIELTNPQFWYALCGLVLFIGAWLALNLRESPTGRALRALHGSEVAARTAGIDVAKAKLNAFVISAVYASVAGSLLALQNRLITPDVAGFMHSIELVTMAVLGGAGSVLGGIFGAALLTLLPQVLTVLQDYEHVVLGLVMMLVMIFLPAGLIPSARRLLRGRGE, encoded by the coding sequence ATGCGGCTCTCCTCCAAGCAGTCCACCTTGCTGGTGCTGGCGGTGCTCATCATCGCCAGTCCCTTCTTCTTCCCGTCGAACTATTATTACCGCGTGGGCTCTCTGGTCTTCGTCAATTCCATCGCGGTGGTGGGCATCGTCATCCTCACCGGCTATGCCGGGCAGATCAGCCTCGGCCATGCCGGCTTCCTCGGCATCGGCGGCTATGCCTGCGCGCTGCTGCCGGCGCATTTCGGCCTGCCGCCCGCGCTCGCGGTGGTGGCCGGGGCGGCGATTTCCGGCGCCATCGCATACGGGGTGGGCCGGCCCATCCTGAAGCTGAAGGGCTATTACCTCGCGGTGGCGACGCTGGGCTTCGGCGTGCTCGTCTCCATGGTGCTCGCCAACGAAGGCTGGCTGACGGGCGGGCCGGACGGCATCAAGGTGCCGGACCCCGGCCTGCGCGCGCTGCTGGAACAGGCGGGCATCGAACTCACCAACCCGCAATTCTGGTACGCCCTCTGCGGCCTCGTGCTCTTCATCGGCGCATGGCTCGCGCTGAACCTGCGTGAAAGCCCCACCGGCCGGGCGCTGCGCGCGCTGCATGGCTCGGAGGTGGCGGCGCGCACGGCGGGCATCGACGTGGCGAAGGCGAAGCTGAACGCCTTCGTCATCTCGGCCGTCTACGCCTCGGTGGCCGGCTCCCTTTTGGCCTTGCAGAACCGGCTCATCACGCCGGACGTGGCGGGCTTCATGCACTCCATCGAGCTGGTCACCATGGCGGTGCTGGGCGGGGCGGGATCGGTGCTGGGCGGCATCTTCGGCGCGGCGCTGCTCACGCTCCTGCCGCAGGTGCTCACCGTGCTGCAGGATTACGAGCACGTGGTGCTCGGCCTCGTGATGATGCTCGTGATGATCTTCCTGCCGGCGGGGCTCATCCCCAGCGCCCGGCGCCTGTTGCGGGGGAGGGGGGAATGA
- a CDS encoding branched-chain amino acid ABC transporter permease → MSDLLQFLVSGVTVGAVYALVALGFTIIYNASDVVNFAQGEFVMLGGMISVAGVAAGLPLPLAALIAIALTAAIGVALNTFAIEPARGTPVVSLIIITIGASIFIRGVTQIVLDKGTHRLPSFSGDDPIRVLGATVLPQSLWVVAGAVAIFVALWLFFTRTLMGRAVLATSNNRLAAQLVGINTRFVMTFSFALSAAIGALAGVLITPILPTSFEIGITLALKGFAAAMLGGMGNPKGALAGGLLLGLMEALTAGYISSHYKDAVAFFVILAVLFAFPRGLYGSNPVERV, encoded by the coding sequence ATGTCCGATCTGCTGCAATTCCTGGTGTCCGGGGTCACGGTGGGCGCGGTCTATGCCCTCGTCGCCCTCGGTTTCACCATCATCTACAACGCCTCCGACGTGGTGAACTTCGCCCAGGGCGAGTTCGTGATGCTGGGCGGCATGATCTCGGTGGCCGGGGTCGCCGCCGGATTGCCCTTGCCGCTCGCGGCGCTCATCGCCATCGCACTCACGGCGGCCATCGGCGTGGCGCTGAACACCTTCGCCATCGAGCCGGCGCGCGGGACGCCCGTGGTGTCGCTCATCATCATCACCATCGGCGCCTCCATCTTCATCCGGGGCGTCACCCAGATCGTGCTCGACAAGGGCACCCACCGGCTGCCCTCCTTCTCCGGCGACGATCCCATCCGCGTGCTGGGCGCCACCGTGCTGCCGCAGAGCCTGTGGGTGGTGGCGGGGGCGGTGGCCATCTTCGTGGCGCTGTGGCTGTTCTTCACCCGCACGCTCATGGGCCGCGCGGTGCTCGCCACCTCCAACAATCGCCTCGCGGCGCAGCTCGTTGGCATCAACACCCGCTTCGTGATGACGTTCTCTTTCGCCTTGTCCGCCGCCATCGGCGCGCTGGCGGGCGTGCTCATCACCCCCATCCTGCCCACCAGCTTCGAGATCGGCATCACGCTGGCGCTGAAGGGCTTCGCCGCCGCCATGCTGGGCGGCATGGGCAACCCGAAGGGCGCGCTCGCAGGCGGGCTACTGCTGGGCCTCATGGAGGCGCTGACGGCGGGCTACATCTCCTCCCACTACAAGGATGCGGTGGCCTTCTTCGTCATCCTCGCCGTGCTGTTCGCCTTCCCGCGCGGCCTTTACGGCAGCAATCCGGTGGAGCGCGTGTGA
- a CDS encoding aromatic-ring-hydroxylating dioxygenase subunit beta, translating into MTALAHSFTDASAPDLAKIEPATLHHQVAQFLYLEARLADTHDYDGWEALWTDDAIYWVPANGDDTDPEKEMSVLYDNRSRIGVRIRQLKTGRRHTQTPRSELARVISNIEIAEVRGPEVDVRANVLIYEDNLRGETLWAARNTYRLRMTEQGFRLVRKKICLVNNMKPIFTLSFLV; encoded by the coding sequence ATGACCGCCCTCGCTCACTCCTTCACGGACGCCTCCGCCCCCGACCTCGCCAAGATCGAGCCGGCGACGCTGCACCATCAGGTGGCGCAATTCCTCTATCTGGAGGCGCGCCTCGCCGACACCCACGATTATGACGGGTGGGAGGCGTTGTGGACGGACGACGCCATCTACTGGGTCCCCGCCAATGGCGACGACACCGACCCCGAGAAGGAAATGTCGGTGCTCTATGACAACCGCTCGCGCATCGGCGTGCGCATCCGCCAGCTCAAGACCGGCCGCCGCCACACCCAGACGCCGCGCTCGGAGCTGGCCCGCGTGATCTCCAACATCGAGATCGCCGAGGTGCGCGGCCCCGAGGTGGACGTGCGCGCCAACGTCCTCATCTACGAGGACAATCTGCGCGGCGAGACGCTCTGGGCGGCGCGCAACACCTACCGCCTGCGCATGACGGAGCAAGGTTTCCGGCTGGTGCGCAAGAAGATCTGCCTCGTGAACAACATGAAGCCGATCTTCACCCTGTCGTTCCTGGTGTGA